Proteins from a genomic interval of Rhizobium etli CFN 42:
- the guaD gene encoding guanine deaminase has product MKTTLLRGRLLSFHRAPLSLADSQSYLYEEDGGLLIEGGRIAAVGAYADVKAKAAAEVAEVDHRPHLILPGFIDMHLHFPQMQVIASYAANLLEWLNTYTFPEECRFVESAHAERIATHFYDELIRHGTTTAVAYCSVHKTSADAFFAEAMKRNMRMVGGKVMMDRNAPQGLLDTPEMGYDETRQVIADWHGKGRNHVAITPRFAITSTPAQMEATSALAREFPDLHIQTHLSENHDEIKFTCELYPEAIDYTDIYVRYGLLGPKSLFGHAIHLSEREADVMSETGAVAVHCPTSNLFLGSGLFPLKALARREKPVRIGVATDIGGGSSYSMLRTMDEAYKIQQLLGERLNPLESYYLMTRGNAEALSLADRIGTLDPGTEADLVVLDAAATPAMALKLEAVKTLPEELFLLQTMGDDRAIAETYVAGLPMKAGLR; this is encoded by the coding sequence ATGAAAACAACACTTCTGCGCGGCCGCCTGCTCTCCTTTCATCGCGCGCCGCTAAGCCTGGCCGACAGCCAGAGCTATCTCTACGAGGAGGATGGCGGCCTGCTGATCGAGGGCGGGCGGATCGCCGCTGTCGGCGCCTATGCCGACGTCAAGGCGAAGGCAGCCGCCGAGGTGGCCGAGGTCGACCACCGCCCGCATCTCATCCTGCCGGGCTTCATCGACATGCACCTGCATTTTCCGCAGATGCAGGTGATCGCCTCCTATGCCGCCAACCTGCTCGAATGGCTGAATACCTACACCTTTCCGGAGGAATGCCGCTTCGTTGAAAGCGCCCATGCTGAGAGGATCGCCACGCATTTCTACGACGAGCTGATCCGCCACGGCACGACGACGGCGGTCGCCTATTGCTCCGTGCACAAGACCTCCGCCGACGCCTTCTTCGCTGAGGCGATGAAACGCAACATGCGCATGGTCGGCGGCAAGGTGATGATGGACCGCAACGCGCCGCAGGGCCTGCTCGACACGCCCGAAATGGGCTACGACGAGACCCGCCAGGTCATAGCGGACTGGCACGGCAAAGGCCGCAACCACGTCGCCATCACCCCGCGCTTCGCCATCACCTCGACGCCGGCGCAGATGGAGGCGACATCAGCGCTCGCCCGCGAATTTCCCGACCTGCACATCCAGACGCATCTTTCGGAAAACCACGACGAGATCAAATTCACCTGTGAGCTCTATCCCGAGGCGATCGATTATACCGACATCTACGTCCGCTATGGCCTGCTCGGGCCGAAAAGCCTGTTCGGCCACGCCATCCACCTCTCGGAGCGTGAAGCCGATGTCATGAGCGAGACGGGCGCGGTCGCCGTCCATTGCCCGACTTCGAACCTCTTTCTCGGCTCCGGCCTGTTCCCGCTGAAGGCTCTGGCGCGACGCGAAAAGCCGGTCCGCATCGGCGTGGCAACCGATATCGGCGGCGGCTCCAGCTATTCGATGCTGCGGACCATGGACGAGGCCTATAAGATCCAGCAGTTGCTCGGAGAACGGCTGAACCCGCTGGAAAGCTACTACCTGATGACGCGCGGCAATGCCGAGGCGCTGTCGTTGGCCGACCGGATCGGCACACTGGACCCCGGCACCGAAGCCGATCTCGTCGTCCTCGATGCGGCCGCGACCCCGGCCATGGCGCTGAAGCTGGAAGCGGTGAAGACCCTGCCTGAGGAGCTCTTCCTCCTGCAGACGATGGGCGACGATCGGGCGATCGCCGAAACCTATGTGGCGGGTCTGCCTATGAAAGCGGGGCTTCGATGA
- a CDS encoding alpha-hydroxy acid oxidase: MATPLTIADLKELARRRVPKMFFDYADSGAWTESTYQANESDFSRIKLRQRVLVDMSDRTLETTMIGQKVSMPVALAPTGLTGMQHADGEMLAARAAEEFGVPFTLSTMSICSIEDVASVTTRRFWFQLYVMRDKDFVLGLINRAKAAKCSALVLTADLQVLGQRHKDLRNGLSAPPRFTPKHVWQMAIRPFWCLDMLKTKRRTFGNIIGHAKNVSNITSLAAWTHEQFDPRLSWADVAWIKEQWGGPLIIKGVLDPEDARAAADTGADAIVVSNHGGRQLDGAPSSISMLPAIIDAVGDRIEVHLDGGIRSGQDVLKAVALGAKGTYIGRPFLYGLGAMGKEGVTLALSIIRKEMDITMALCGKRDINDVNASIISRQG, translated from the coding sequence ATGGCCACTCCGCTCACGATCGCCGATCTCAAAGAACTCGCACGACGTCGTGTGCCGAAGATGTTTTTCGACTATGCGGATTCGGGCGCCTGGACGGAATCCACCTATCAAGCGAACGAGAGCGATTTCAGCCGGATCAAGCTGCGGCAGCGGGTTTTGGTCGACATGAGCGACCGCACGCTGGAAACGACGATGATCGGTCAGAAAGTGTCGATGCCGGTGGCCTTGGCGCCGACCGGCCTGACCGGTATGCAGCATGCCGACGGTGAGATGCTGGCAGCGCGCGCGGCGGAAGAATTCGGCGTTCCCTTCACCCTGTCGACCATGAGCATCTGCTCGATCGAGGACGTCGCATCGGTGACGACGCGCCGCTTCTGGTTCCAGCTCTACGTGATGCGAGACAAGGATTTCGTCCTCGGGCTGATCAACCGCGCCAAGGCCGCCAAATGCTCGGCATTGGTGCTGACCGCCGACCTGCAGGTTCTCGGCCAGCGCCACAAGGATCTGCGCAACGGCCTGTCGGCGCCGCCGAGATTCACCCCCAAACATGTCTGGCAGATGGCGATCCGGCCGTTCTGGTGCCTGGACATGCTGAAGACCAAGCGCCGCACCTTCGGCAATATCATCGGTCACGCGAAGAACGTCTCGAACATCACCTCGCTCGCAGCATGGACGCACGAGCAGTTCGATCCGCGGCTCTCCTGGGCCGATGTCGCCTGGATCAAGGAACAATGGGGCGGCCCTCTGATCATCAAGGGCGTGCTCGACCCGGAGGACGCCCGTGCGGCCGCCGACACCGGCGCCGACGCGATCGTCGTCTCCAATCACGGCGGCCGCCAGCTTGACGGCGCCCCCTCCTCGATCAGCATGTTGCCCGCGATCATCGATGCCGTCGGCGATCGCATCGAAGTCCATCTCGACGGCGGCATCCGCTCCGGCCAGGACGTGCTGAAGGCAGTAGCACTCGGCGCCAAAGGCACCTATATCGGCCGCCCCTTCCTCTACGGCCTCGGCGCCATGGGCAAGGAGGGCGTCACGCTGGCGCTCAGCATCATCCGCAAGGAGATGGACATCACCATGGCGCTCTGCGGCAAGCGTGATATCAATGACGTGAACGCGTCGATCATATCGAGGCAAGGCTGA